CAAATTTGCTCACTTCTTTTGGTGATTCCTTACAGACAGGGAAAAGAACTTCCGCAATCTCTATTGCATATTAGTTGGTACATTAAGCGTAAAAACACTTTCTTATTGTCGTGcatatattattaaaatGCCACTACGCAGCCTCCAAACGAAGTGATTTACTGTGTTTCATTCACTTTCTACTatgttttgatttttctagACTAATTAAGGGGTCTAGTTACTACTTGCAGCCAACTGATGGCTGGACTCAgctatataaaaaaaatattcataaCTAGAGCTAACTTCGTGCCTGATCAAAGCAGTCCTTCATACCCATATTATTAGTGTTGACAGATGGAGAGTCAATATTCCTGCGGTACTAACGAGACCAAGCATTATTGGCGACCACTCTCAGCTCGGAACGCCAAGAACTACCGTGGTTATAAGTAACACAAGACGCTGTTTTACTGTGATTGTGCATACTGGATGGTAAAACACTCACTACACATGCAAAGTCTTCTCTAGAAGCTGTAGTATCACAGTTGCCGTTTGTCGATCATGTATTGACAAACAAACTTCAACCCTCTTGCCCATCAAGAAAGATATTTGTGAACTCTCGGATGCCACAGAGCTTCTTGCCACCAGCCCCGTGAATGGTTCATGCTATCCATTGTGCTATACGGCTGTTCAAATTGATCATAAGAGTTGTGGAAGGGGACTGCCCCATTGTGAAACCTAGACCTAGTTCTTATGTCTAACCCGTAAAACTTGGCATTACATAGGGTAGATTCGCCTGTTCCATCATCCCGATGTATTGCAGATCTGTTGGTGTGTCAACGGAACTGTAAACGGCCACATTGATGGTTTTATACTTATTGCCGTGACATCATTTCGAAGTTCCTCGACGAGAATATGCTGAATGAAGTTGGCCGCTTAAGTAGTTATATTACTAATTACGGTAGAGCAGTTGGTAGAATCACGCTTGTTCAAGGATTCATGGATATTACCATTTACGGTTAGTCCTATTTTCTGACAGAATTCAGATATGTGATCTGGAGTGATTACCAAATTATCGTTCATTTGTCAGAATCCTGAAGGCAAGCTTTGGCTTTCACCACCCGTCGGTAGATCTCAGCATGTGCGCATACGCATAACAATATGATCTATTGTATGAAAAACTCAAAAggtattttattttaagGTCACTTTACTATTCTTAATCGACTGCTTGCTTTTGTATCTTACTTATCATAGTTCTTACGTTGGCGTCCGATAAGGCGTTATTTTCGTAACGGCGTTAACcagtttgttttttaatCCACGATAGAACACTTCCACTATTAAGATTGATTAGCAGGGCCAGAAATTTGTGGGAAAACTCGCAAATgctccatttttttcttttgaatattcatcaagtgataataatgaaagatAAGAATATACGTATGttatttaaaattttttataactTTCATGTAATATCAACTCCACCAAGTCTTCCAATAGGCCTTCTTTACTGGCATCTGCATCTTCGCCACTAGTCCTCTTTTCTGACTTGCCTTCAATGTCCGCTAAATCCACCAGCAACATTTGCTTAAGCCTTAAAAGGTGCCTTCTGGCAAGAAACTTGTTTCTATCTGTTCCTTTCAAGTTAGCAATCTCTTCACTATCCAGCGTCGGTAGCTTGATTCGGTCGGTTAAAATCTTAAGTAAACGAATTCCTTCTAATGTAACAAATCGCATTTCTTCCAGGCTCGCTTTAGTTCCTTTCTCGAACTTTCCCGTTAACAAGGATTTTAAATACTCGTTTAATGTGCTTTTTAGTTCCATGGTAGACACTTTATCATGCATGTTCagattttttaaaataGGAAACAAGAACTTCCATGAATTTAGTGCataaactttttcattcaaCTTCGATGAGTATGTGGCCTCtacattatcaataaaCCCTCGAACTTTGCGCAGAAGATTTTCAGTATTTGATTCATCTTTGTTGATAGCGGCCTTGATACTTTGTCTTTGAAAAGCACTATATACTAAAATCAATGTCCTTCTGGTGATTGACATGTGTGGTGCTGATGAAGCCACTCGTTCATAAATTTCTAGACACTCATCACCACATGTGGTAGGTCTGGCTATTTTGAGGATTTCCATGTACTTATGATATATGCTCAGGTCtaatattttgttgtttcGTGCTTCTAACTCTTTAAACGTTTCAATGGCAAGTTCgtatttcttgttcttcagACAATTATTCATAAACAAACCCACGACATGTTTGTTGAGAGGAAATGGCTCGTTAATGTTCCAATAGCTTAGCGGAATCAAAGCAGGATGTTCACTTGGTGGTAAGAACTTACTAAAAATGGTTTTATCGAATTGAAAGTATTCACAAAATGCCCATAACCCCATCCCTTGattatcaatttttgaaaatttctgACTACATAATACTCCGCAGTACTCAAATAGCAATTTAGAATCAACGCAATAGTGTGGAATCTTATGAATCAAATCATCGAGTACCACCATGGAATGTTTCTCATCGGATATTTTAGTGCACgatcttatcatcaacgTATACGTAATACTATCTTTTTTCAGACCTGGAAGTTTTTTATTGAGGAGCTTAAACACTAGTGTTTCATCCGTACAATTAATCAATGCTGCCAAAGCGGTATTGTATTCTATTTCGGTAAGCTCATTTTTATCGCTCAAACTATCTATAATCTTTAGAACGAGTTCTCCATATTTCTTGGAGACTAAATTATCCTGTTTTGAGAGTCCACTAAAAAGGATAGTGATGGAATGTTGATCGATGGGTACCCCCCATTTTTTTCGCCAGTTGAAGATATCAACAGCACTCTGTTGAGACTTGATAACTTCAAAATAATGCTTCATGATTAAATTCATCCCAACGacacctttttttttagctaACCTGGCTAAAAAGACAGCCTTTTCCAGTTGacctcttttcaaaaatttctgaaCATCACTGGCGATTAATTTAGCATCACGCAATTGTTGTCCATTTACACCTAAGATGGTATAAAACAACCTCTTATCTTTCGTTAAGGATAGAAACTTCAAATCGCTCTGACTAGTTGGACCCAATTTTGTATCCGCCAATGTCTCGTCTTTTATATTGTGAAATTTACGAAGAACATGGAGAGCCTGATCCTTGGGGTATGCTGTCTtttgcaattttttcaattgccttcttttcttggcaCTTAGCCTCTCTAATTGCTTCGACGTTTTGTGTGCTATGTAACCGTGGTTTTCCAGCGCATgtaatctttcttttacttgAGTTCTGTATAGGTTGGTCAGTGAATGAAAGGATCTTCTCAATAGACGCTCTGTAAGAttcagtgaaaaatttaattgAGGTAGCATCCTAGTAAACAATGTATGCTTACAATTGATCTTGGAGGCTGTAGCGGTTTCAAGTATGTTTCCTTTCAATGTTTGTTTCCCGCTCAATTGTACTCAATTCAATTTTAAATCACATCTCCATTTCTTGGCaactaaaaataaaaagaaattgcctaaaaagaatagagaaaaagaagaagagaaaatgggaaagaaaaggataGTAGGAAGAAGAGAACTATTTCACACTATTCTCGGTAAATtgttataattttttattcaattctataatatacaaaattaatatatgtatatatatttgtatgTACAGGGTTGTAATTAAGTTTGTAATAATCATTACAATGGTGCCACTTCATCCTCTTCGAATTTTGTAGAGACACCATTCTGCATTACATTTTCCAAGTCATCGACCTCTTTAACTGCTTCAACCGTTAAATTGGTGTAAGTGTCTTCACCAATGGCaatatcatcttcaattctTATTCCGATATTCCTAAAATAAGATGGAAACAATTCATCATTAGGAATATACAAACCTGGCTCGATAGTGATCACCTGGCCAGACTTAAGCGGTTCGTATCTTGAAACTTTAGGTACGTCGTGTACGTCTAGGCCTAGATTATGACCAATATAGTGGGGATACAATCTTTCTACATTCCAACCGGGGACTTTATCTATAcctaaatttttcaactcttGGTTCATCAATGAAATACTCTTTTCATGAATGTCATGCAGAGAATAGTTATTTTGTGATTTACAAAGTTTAATGCAATCACGTTGAACATTTAATACGGCTTCGTAAAGGTCTCTTTGTGCATCCGTGAATTTCCCATTATTGGGCCATGTTCTAGAAATATCTGCACAATAACCACCCAAGGAACCTGCTGCGTCTACAAGCAccatttcatcatcaaacaTCACGTCATCATTCCTTGTGTAATGAATACACAAGGAATTCGAACCTGTAGCAACCACGGGAATGTATGCGTCTTTATCACAACCGCCGGATATAAACTTGTGGtgtaaaaaagaatctaAAGTCCTCTCATTTCTAAATCTCTTGGCAAAGGCTTGATTGAACGACCTTCCTGATATTTGGCCCGCTCTTCTCATAATTCTCAACTCTTGAGGAGACTTGATCTTACGGAATTCTGCAATCCTTTTACTAATGGGTTTGATGGTTTTGTTTGCAATGGAATTCAATGTTACATTACCACTCCCACTACCATTCAACAAACTTTTAATGTGTTTGAAATTGGATGAGCTTGAATTAGAAGTAGATAGCATATCGAAGTAGATGAAATCATTTCTGTTAATTATTTTGGGCAAGTATTTAGACAAATCACTAATTGAAGCAGATTCATCAGCATTGAAAATTTCCTGAACACCATAAACGCCGGACCTGAATCCTTCCCACTTTTCAGCAAATGCGTCCTTTGGTGGGACCAGCATGTGGAAAACTGTATCACTTAAATCATCAGTTGgcttttccaaaatcaTGACAGAATTAGGTTCGTTCCATCCACTAAGATAGAATAAGTCATTTTCCTGTTGGAATGGATAGAACACCGCTCCAGATGCAAACTGGATATCATTACCAGCAAGAATCACACAGCTTTTAGAGGGCAAAGTTTCCGCCAACctgattcttctttcataaTATTCCAAGGCTGAAATGCCAGGCGTCAACTCTCCTGACTTTATAAGAAATGGCCTTGTTTCGTGCAATGGCTGGCCTGCCTCAATAGGAATCCTGACTCTCTTAGTAAATATGCTACTCTTTCGTTGTTCCAATAAAGTTATTGACTTTGAGAAGTGCCTCCTGCAAGGTAGTAAGACAAATCGGGCTACTTTTGTTCTTTGTAGCATATTCATGGTAAATCTGCACTCTGTTCTAgctttttcaagtttattCTCCTCTCAGAATTGGCAGACTCGTTTTTGGCTTAATGATTCTAACCTATGCTGTGTAGCAATTACTTCGCCGCGTGAGTTGAGATGTTTACTGTACCTTGTACTTTTCTGAACAAGAAAGGTAGTTATTCACAATATCTTCGGTTTCTATCAAAGTTATGTGAGTGTGCACGCTGTGTAACTGCATATGTTCTCTCCGAGAAGTAACttattctttatttttctcttttgcgGTTTGATCGTGCGGCTTTCGTATCTGCGTCTCATCCCTTCCCCCTTATCGCTTGTCCCAGGGCTGTTTAGCTTAGCAAGTTTCTATCGACCTGGCTTTCCCATTCCTCTTCATCCCACCATATGTAAGAGTTTTTCATCGAGGGTACTCATACGCTCTGCAagtttttatatattcaaGAACATTTATTCTAGTACATTTTTATATAGATAAAAGGggtaatattaataatagaaaCGAGTAAATAagataacaaaaaagagGATAACTAATAATGCCTGACTCATCTCATTCAATAAGCTCAAAAGATATAGCCTCTGCTATTTCTCTCTATGACCAATCCATTTACACCAATAATAAATCTACCAACTTGGACTTGGACCAGAGATCTTTGAGCCCTTCCAATAATGCTTTCGGTGAAGATAGGATAACAAGAACTAACTCGGGCTGTTCGATCACTTCAGGTGCCTCTATGATTGCCACAAAGGATGGTATACAAGGGAGCAATGTCAAAAGAGACGGAATTCCGAAATATTCTCTCAACTTATTGAACTCTATGGTCCGAAAACAGTACGATCATAGTAATGGAACGAAGTCTCCTACCCTGAACACTAACAACAAGGTCGATCCAAAGaacagaaagaataataagAAGACAAATAACGGCAAGGATTACGAAAATAACGTAGCACATGAGCAAAGTGAAAAGTTTTATAAACTTCACAACACTTCCACCTGTAACTCTAATCTCACTTCAGATTCCACTACCTCATTATCTGACCAGTTttatttccaaaaaaacAATCCTGATTCTGCTCCATTGAACAATGCAAATTACCTACACTCCGATCATTCTCCCTCCCTGAATTCCATGGATAATACTACGAAACACAGCAGCAATGTGCACACTTGAACCGTGCCACCACGACAACTTAGTCACCTGACTGTTATTAGtgaaagggaaaaaaaatacatacaATATGTTTATATCAGTTACgaaaatataaaacaaaataaaaaggatCACATAAGACAATCAATTGAGCATATGCTCATATCTTTCTGTTAATTATATCATATCAGgatcatttctttcttgtcGTTCTATTCTCTGCCTTTGTataattttaataataattatAATTAATATTCACTTTTTTAACATGTTAGTTAATTCTTGATGCTTACTTAGGGCATTTTCGGGCCGATTGTTGGGCGGCgaaatttcaaagcaaACTCATTAATTTAAACTCCCTTTTTCCATAAGAAGAAGGAGTAGCAAGATTGTCTAGCGAGTAAAGGAATAACATTGAGACCGATCATGATTAGATACACTGTTGCTGGTTCCTCCAGAAGAAGTGTAGCAAGAATTTCCAAGAGGGTGGGTGCAATTAAATGTGTCACTGTCACAACCTCCAAAAGATTCATTTCCAATAAGCCAAATGAAGTCTTCACCAAACTAACGAATGATAACGATCCGAAAAGAGAtgcatttttcaaatattccTGGGGATCATGGCTCAAAAATGACAAGCAAcacaaggaaaaaagattcACCAAGTTTTCCATTGAAGGTTTAAATCGCATTCTCAATGACATATACATTCAATCTAATGAAATGGCTAAAGTTCCCGACAGTAAAATCCTACCGCCAGTATTCAACAAGAATTTAACGGTCTCCTTGGTCAATAACGTTATACCAAAGAATATTGGAAAAGTCAATCCAAACGAAGATGTTCAAGTAACCACATTATCCAGTATTCACGAAGGTAAACATCACAGAATATATAAGGTTGACACTAATTTAAATAAAGCGTTTATTTTAAGGATTCCATACCCgttggaaaatgaaaatactcTATCTTATAGGATAAGAAGTGAAGTAGCCACCATGGATTTTGCTGACTTGAAGTTAGGCATTAAAGTTCCCAAAATTCTTTGCTACGGTgtcaattctttgaatcCTGTAAGACAACCTTTTGTTTTAcaagaatttattgaagGTGACCTGTTAATGAAAGATTGGAATCCATTAATGGAAGATGGTTCTTCcaatcaagaaaagtttgacaacgttattgaaaaaatttccgATTTCCAGTCGAAGTTGATATCATTGAAACTAAACGCATTCGGATCCATATACTTTAACAATGATTTCAAAGACGAACATGATGAAGCATTTGTTAAGGAAAACGTATACGATGGTGAAACTAACCCAGATTTACAAAACAGATGGAAAATTGGGCCATCTGTGGAAAGATGTCTTTGGAGACACAAATCCCATCtggattttcaaaaacaattgaaGCCTTTTTTGGGTCCATGGCCAATTAAGTCCCCAATGGACGTAATTAAGAATACTGGTCTGttggaagctgaaaatgCTAAAACTAGATTAGCCATGAAAGAAGCGGGAAGCTCACCTGAATTAGTAGAAAGTCAAACTCTGGAAGACCAAATAAccacttttgaaaatttggcCAAAATTGCACCGGATCTATTCAATCTCAAAACCAAAGCCATTCCAAATATGCAAGACTTGTTGTCACCACGATTATTCCATCCTGATTTAGATCCCATGAATATCATTGTTAACAAAGAAGCACAAGAAGCATATCTACTGGATTTTGAAGGCGCATGCACTAAGCCTTTTATCTTACAGAATTCTCCCCAATTTATTGCGTACGAAGGGCCCAAGATTTATGACTTGAAGGAGGATATAACCGACTTTGACAAACTATCTGAAGCAGAAAAGGCGCAATATCAATTTATGTATAAGCGGACTCGTAACCAACATCAATgggagaaaaaattaaatgacAACAATCCTCAATTAATCACAGCGGTCGCTCCACCTGTTAAGTTACTGAGAAGCCCATATGTTGCAGCTGTAGAAAGGaaaactgaagaagaataccTGTTAATCGACGAATCACTACTGCAACTAAAGGAAGTTTGGGATATATTTGCTCAAAATGATTTGGTgaaacagaagaaatttcCCTTGAATTACAGTAAGGAAGATATCGAAAGACATGTCAAAGATTTGCAAAAGTTGCACGAAAAGTTAATCTCTACACCTTTTGCTGCCACTCAAGGTTGGATCCCTCAAGATATGTTTGACCAATTATTAAAAGCCGGGAGTATTGTTAAGCAAGAAAACGGAGATTACACCGTGAAGCAACCTGAACACACCAAATAAATTATGCTATAAAActtacatttttttatttatttcacTTATCTGTATATAACTTTATAACAATATAATTAGTGGAAACTTGTCAGTGGACAATTTAAGTAACCGCTATTATGCGCCGGCAAAACACAAATGGTgatttattgatatttttttccgtTTTGGGCACAGTGTGAGATGTTTGGGTTCAATGGCGGAAAAGCGGAACACTCAATTTTAGGATAGGTGGAGATACATCTCCGCCTATCTCCCCATATCTGTAGATTTTTCacaaatatataaagagAATCACAAATTCAAGGAAGTagtgttttttctttcaatataTTTGGTGCTTTAACGTCTTCACTCCAGTTTCCTAACAGGTTTATTTGGGCCATCATATGTGCCAGTATAGCGAATAAAAATCTAGTCAAGCACTTCGACTGTTTTTTATGTCCAAGGAaaaaccatttttttgtGGGTCTAGTTTCCATATTTAATCACAAATGACAGCTCAAAGAGCGCAACCTCTGTCTCAATACTTTAAGTTTACTTCTCGTGGTCATTTATTGTCGCAATTTATTGTCCTTGACTTCTACCAcgagtaaaaaaaatatgaaaaattcaacttCGCCCGTGCAGGGTTTTCTGGgggatgaaaaattgaagaaatgtCCAAGTTATGAGTAATTACTTAAAACGAGGAAGCAGAGCATAAGGAAACTCTTGAAAAGtattaaatatataaaggCAGGTGAATTCTTGATTTCAACTTATTTTTTGGATCTTGTCAATTATCTTGATAGTAGAAATACAAGCATATAAGAAACTATAGAATAATTGCTAACAATGACAAGCATTGACATTAATAACTTACAAAACACGTTCCAACAAGCTATGAATATGAGCGGCTCCCCAGGTGCTGTTTGTACTTCACCTACTCAATCTTTCATGAATACTGTTCCACAGCGTTTGAATGCTGTGAAGCAGCCAAAAATCCTGAAGCCTTTCTCAACAGGTGACATGAAAATCCTACTACTGGAAAACGTCAATCAAACCGCTATTACAATCTTTGAAGAGCAAGGTTACCAAGTTGAATTCTATAAATCCTCGTTGCCTGAAGAAGAGTTGATTGAAAAGATCAAGGATGTTCATGCTATTGGTATCAGATCTAAAACGAGATTAACCTCTAATGTTCTTCAACATGCGAAAAATCTAGTTTGTATTGGATGTTTCTGCATCGGTACTAATCAAGTTGATTTAGACTACGCTACCAGCAGGGGTATTGCTGTCTTCAACTCGCCTTTCTCCAATTCCAGATCTGTAGCAGAATTGGTCATTGGTGAGATCATTAGTTTGGCAAGACAATTAGGTGACAGATCCATTGAATTGCATACAGGTACATGGAATAAGGTTGCTGCCAGATGTTGGGAGGTAAGAGGAAAAACTCTTGGTATTATTGGGTACGGTCACATTGGTTCCCAATTATCAGTGCTTGCGGAAGCCATGGGTTTGCATGTGCTATACTACGATATTGTAACAATCATGGCGTTGGGTACTGCCAGACAAGTCTCTACCTTGGACGAACTATTGAATAAATCTGACTTTGTATCATTGCATGTCCCAGCTACTCCTGAGACCAGCAAAATGTTATCTGCTCCACAATTTGCCGCCATGAAGGATGGATCTTATGTGATTAATGCATCAAGAGGTACTGTCGTGGATATTCCATCTTTAATCCAAGCCATGAAAGCCAACAAAATCGCAGGGGCCGCCTTGGATGTTTACCCACATGAACCAGCTAAGAATGGGGAAGGTTCATTTACTGACGATTTGAATAGTTGGACTTCTGAGTTGGTTTCATTACCAAATATCATTTTGACACCACACATTGGTGGTTCTACAGAAGAAGCCCAAAGCTCAATCGGTGTTGAAGTTGCTACCGCATTGTCCAAGTATATCAATGAAGGTAACTCTGTCGGCTCAGTCAACTTCCCCGAAGTGGCATTAAAATCTTTGTCATATGATCAAGAGAACACTGTCCGCGTATTGTATATTCATCATAATATACCAGGTGTTTTGAAGACTGtcaatgatattttatCTAACCATAATATTGAAAAGCAATTTTCTGATTCGAACGGTGAAATTGCTTACTTAATGGCTGATATCTCTTCTGTTGATCAAAGCGATATTAAAGATATCTATGAACAGCTAAATCAAACCTCTGCCAAGATCTCAATTAGATTGCTGTACTGATGACATGGATTTTCCTTATGCAGTTACGTTTTGTCTATGAGTGGAGGTTTTCTATTATCAAgttttctcaaaaattataaagcgttaaaaaatgaaacagaaatggaagaaaataaaaatgctTGAAGCATTCATAATGATTAtctattttatatatacataaatcttcattaatttttttttgttgatacTTCCAATTTAGGCGAATCTACTTAATGCCTCTTCAATGACATCCTTGTGATCTTCTGAAATCACACCTTCTTTaatttgatgatttcttttacgaatatttttctctttatgCAGCTGTTTTTGTACtcttaattttctttcatcaataaCATTTTGAGTCTTTTTACGTAAAAAGGAGCGTAGACCTGAATTCTTACCCTTCACATCTGGCTTTACATCTGGAATGTCACTATTAGTTTTGACTTTATTATTAGAATCCATTGTTACTTGGGCCAAATCCTTAGCATTCAACCTTACGGCAGAAGACCTTTTATCTACCGAACCTATGGAATGTGGATCTAAAGTAATGGTATCTGCTGGTAGCTTGTTTAATAAGGATCTCACTTCTTGTTCCTGTCtttgtttctttgtttcGAATGGATTTAGTTCTAGAGCATCGTAATTAGCTTCACCTGCACCTGGTACAATCAAATTTGTAACACCTGTTCGATGACCTACACCCAATAAATCTTCAAATGGTACAAATCCCAAATTTTCTACCTTATTGCCGGCAAATAAATGTGACATATAAGGGGTGTTTCTATGTGGATCCCCTCCCATAGATCCAAAGCATGGCTTACTGTCTTTACTTAGTTTTAGAGCGTCCTTCCATAAAGTAACGTGAGGACCCCTAGACAATGCTAGTAGACCAGTATCTGATATTGAAACGTTTGTACCTGGTGTTGGTAAGTTTTCAATAGAATGTAATTGTTTAAAGTTTCTAATATCccaaattttcattgatCTATCGGCGCCTGTGGTGACCATATAATATCCGCTTCTATCGATGGCAATGCTGTTCACCGGTCCTCTGGCGGAAAGTAATTTCACTAATGGTTCGGGCATGGAAGGTGACCATAGGGATACTGTACCGTTCGAATGGCCCAAATGCATCACGGCATTCCATGGATTTTGCGTCATCGCTGTAGTAGGACCAGCTTTAGTTCTTAGTTCTGAAATCAGTTGGCCTGTGGAGACATCATGATACTTCAACCAGCCTGTTTCACCGGCAGTTGCTAGTAGGTAGTGATATGGTAAAAATTCTAGATGTCTTGCGTCAATATGCTGTTTCAAACGATGTAGTTCTGTACCTTCATGGTCATAGATGAAtgtgtattttttttgtgcCACAGCAAAGTATTGTTCATTTTGCAAGTACGTTGCTGAGTGACAGGTTTCATTTAAGAACAATTCGGCACGAAGTTGACCCTTTCTCCAGTCCATAGATGCTACATGACCTTTACGGCCTGTGATCAATAGATGCGTACCATTTTTTGCATAGTTTATACTGTAAGGACCGAATTCCTTCAACGATAAGTCCAATGCTTTGTTTGCAGTAGTGACGTCGACGCTCGATTTAATTTCCGATTGTTGTACCTTGAAAGTCTTTTCTAACTCATTCTCAGGTTCCAAGTAACCATTAGACTCTGGTAGAAGGTAATCAGTGGCCGCTGCTGAAGATATCgcctttttatattgatcGTCTATTTTTCTCAAGCCAGCTCTCaatttcttatcttttgtTTGATTACGAGTATTACCGGCATTATTAGAATGTACTGAACGTTCAAACTTACTTTGGttctctctttctttcagcTGGGGTCTATGTCCAGTTTTTTTGTCACTCATTTTGTCACTagattttgttgttgagtCAAAGAAAGGTATACAGTCCCGATTCTATATAAGTATTTCTATGTTACTATACTCTAACTCAGTCTATTCTAtatattaatttttcacgATCTCATCGcttggaaaattttcttaactttttctttttttcattacctGGAAGAGAGAATCGGAGAACAATGACGGGTTATGTGAACGATGTATTATATTACTGAGGTATCTAGAATTTATAGGTACGTCAACAAGCCTAGCACAACCAATACAAATGAAATGTCGGTGATAAGCATGGACAGTAGATCCCAGTATTGTAAAAGGGCAATTAGTTTACCCTTCAGGTTTGGGATGGGAATTATTCCCTCTGGCACGAGAGAAACCAGCTTGACAAGTTTATTGGTATCCTGTAAATTTCTAATCTTGCTCTTGTGCTCGACCTTCTTTAATAACTGGTAGTAGACTGATATGGAAAGGAATTCAAATGTGGCAAAAACCCTAGTAAAATTCGACGGGTTCCGCAAGGATGCAAACCAAGATGATTGAGTGAATGCATAAGCTGGCCACACTGAAGAATTCGGTCTCGTGATTAGGTATAGATAAGGCAACAGAAAAAAGACCCACTTCACAAGAATGGTCCAGGCTTTCAGTCTATTCAGCAAGTAATCGTGGTAGTCTAGGGCAGCTTGATTGATTGGGGCAATAGGAGCCGCTTGAGCAAGAGGTGGTATGCCCTCTGCACTGGGCATACCAGTATTCATGGAACTTAACAATGAAAGTAGATCCGGTGTGGAAGGGTCCTGGGAGGAGCTTGTGTC
This genomic stretch from Saccharomyces mikatae IFO 1815 strain IFO1815 genome assembly, chromosome: 5 harbors:
- the SER3 gene encoding phosphoglycerate dehydrogenase SER3 (similar to Saccharomyces cerevisiae SER3 (YER081W) and SER33 (YIL074C); ancestral locus Anc_7.273) — translated: MTSIDINNLQNTFQQAMNMSGSPGAVCTSPTQSFMNTVPQRLNAVKQPKILKPFSTGDMKILLLENVNQTAITIFEEQGYQVEFYKSSLPEEELIEKIKDVHAIGIRSKTRLTSNVLQHAKNLVCIGCFCIGTNQVDLDYATSRGIAVFNSPFSNSRSVAELVIGEIISLARQLGDRSIELHTGTWNKVAARCWEVRGKTLGIIGYGHIGSQLSVLAEAMGLHVLYYDIVTIMALGTARQVSTLDELLNKSDFVSLHVPATPETSKMLSAPQFAAMKDGSYVINASRGTVVDIPSLIQAMKANKIAGAALDVYPHEPAKNGEGSFTDDLNSWTSELVSLPNIILTPHIGGSTEEAQSSIGVEVATALSKYINEGNSVGSVNFPEVALKSLSYDQENTVRVLYIHHNIPGVLKTVNDILSNHNIEKQFSDSNGEIAYLMADISSVDQSDIKDIYEQLNQTSAKISIRLLY
- the UTP7 gene encoding Utp7p (similar to Saccharomyces cerevisiae UTP7 (YER082C); ancestral locus Anc_7.275) → MSDKKTGHRPQLKERENQSKFERSVHSNNAGNTRNQTKDKKLRAGLRKIDDQYKKAISSAAATDYLLPESNGYLEPENELEKTFKVQQSEIKSSVDVTTANKALDLSLKEFGPYSINYAKNGTHLLITGRKGHVASMDWRKGQLRAELFLNETCHSATYLQNEQYFAVAQKKYTFIYDHEGTELHRLKQHIDARHLEFLPYHYLLATAGETGWLKYHDVSTGQLISELRTKAGPTTAMTQNPWNAVMHLGHSNGTVSLWSPSMPEPLVKLLSARGPVNSIAIDRSGYYMVTTGADRSMKIWDIRNFKQLHSIENLPTPGTNVSISDTGLLALSRGPHVTLWKDALKLSKDSKPCFGSMGGDPHRNTPYMSHLFAGNKVENLGFVPFEDLLGVGHRTGVTNLIVPGAGEANYDALELNPFETKKQRQEQEVRSLLNKLPADTITLDPHSIGSVDKRSSAVRLNAKDLAQVTMDSNNKVKTNSDIPDVKPDVKGKNSGLRSFLRKKTQNVIDERKLRVQKQLHKEKNIRKRNHQIKEGVISEDHKDVIEEALSRFA
- the GET2 gene encoding GET complex subunit GET2 (similar to Saccharomyces cerevisiae GET2 (YER083C); ancestral locus Anc_7.277), coding for MSELTEAEKRRLLRERRQKKFSNGGASSRLNKITGQASSHLNSESPLDAPSIGKTTPTEGISSATPDIREESKVAPQLDLLKQLAAMQGQGTDTSSSQDPSTPDLLSLLSSMNTGMPSAEGIPPLAQAAPIAPINQAALDYHDYLLNRLKAWTILVKWVFFLLPYLYLITRPNSSVWPAYAFTQSSWFASLRNPSNFTRVFATFEFLSISVYYQLLKKVEHKSKIRNLQDTNKLVKLVSLVPEGIIPIPNLKGKLIALLQYWDLLSMLITDISFVLVVLGLLTYL